In Thunnus maccoyii chromosome 11, fThuMac1.1, whole genome shotgun sequence, one genomic interval encodes:
- the klhl23 gene encoding kelch-like protein 23, with translation MSHEQTEIYTYNFCDGDHPAELLEALRHFYISGLFTDVTLQCGESGQVFHCHKALLSARSSYFKVMFTADMRERSNSVIKLTGVDCGVLGALVNYVYSAQVCITESNVQSLLEAADLLQFISVKQACEEFLIRLLDVDNCLGMHAFAQLHLCPGLEREARRVMLSRFTDLIQQEEFLELDHDKMRSVLAAQNLNMQRDEVLIDAVTKWVTHDLDNRIHHAADLLHSIHLDLDEIYFKATLEVHRECVLSSEGKFKSMIIQALRSSSKEMSASRKMSPSMYIIGGYYWHPLCEVHIWDPISNTWVQGKDMPDHARESYSISLLGANIYVTGGYKTNTVEALDTVVIYNCDYDEWTEGCPMITARYYHCSVALHGCIYAIGGYRGGAPERETEFYDPLKKKWFPVAKMIQGVGNATACVTGDKIYVTGGHYGYRGSCTYEKIQVYRPDVNEWSIITISPHPEYGLCSVSLDNKLYLVGGQTTVADCFDTERDKWRSISVMKERRMECGAVVINGCIYVTGGYSYSKGTYLQSIEKYNPELDSWEIVGTLPSPARSHGCVCVYSV, from the exons atgTCACATGAACAAACTGAAATCTACACATACAATTTCTGCGATGGAGACCATCCAGCCGAGCTCCTGGAGGCTCTCAGGCATTTCTACATAAGTGGCCTGTTTACTGACGTTACCCTGCAATGTGGCGAGTCCGGACAGGTGTTTCACTGCCACAAGGCGCTGCTGTCAGCCAGGAGCTCCTATTTCAAAGTCATGTTCACAGCTGATATGAGGGAGAGGTCGAACAGCGTCATCAAACTGACCGGGGTTGACTGCGGGGTTCTGGGCGCCCTGGTGAACTATGTTTACTCAGCTCAGGTGTGCATCACTGAGAGCAACGTGCAGAGCCTGCTGGAGGCTGCGGATCTCCTGCAGTTCATCTCTGTGAAACAAGCATGCGAGGAGTTCCTCATTCGCCTCCTGGATGTGGACAACTGCCTTGGCATGCATGCTTTTGCTCAGCTGCATCTGTGTCCTGGCCTGGAGAGGGAGGCCCGGAGAGTGATGCTCAGCAGGTTCACAGACCTTATTCAGCAGGAGGAGTTCCTAGAGCTGGATCATGATAAGATGAGATCAGTTTTGGCTGCTCAGAACCTCAACATGCAGAGGGATGAAGTGCTGATTGATGCTGTGACCAAATGGGTAACTCATGACTTGGATAATCGTATTCATCATGCTGCAGACCTGCTGCATTCCATCCATCTTGACCTGGATGAGATTTACTTCAAGGCTACTTTAGAAGTGCACAGAGAGTGCGTGCTGAGCAGTGAAGGGAAATTTAAATCCATGATCATTCAGGCTTTAAGGTCCAGCAGCAAGGAGATGTCTGCAAGCAGAAAAATGTCTCCAAGCATGTACATCATCGGAGGGTACTACTGGCACCCTCTTTGTGAAGTTCACATATGGGATCCTATAAGCAACACATGGGTGCAAGGAAAAGACATGCCTGACCATGCAAGAGAGAGCTACAGCATCAGTTTACTCGGAGCAAATATCTATGTGACTGGAGGTTACAAGACAAACACTGTTGAGGCCCTGGACACAGTTGTGATTTATAACTGTGACTATGATGAATGGACCGAGGGTTGCCCCATGATTACAGCTAGGTACTATCATTGCTCTGTGGCTTTGCATGGCTGCATTTACGCCATTGGAGGCTACAGAGGAGGAGCTCCAGAGCGAGAGACGGAATTTTATGATCCCCTGAAAAAGAAATGGTTCCCTGTGGCTAAAATGATCCAAG GTGTAGGAAATGCTACTGCCTGTGTAACGGGAGATAAAATCTATGTTACTGGAGGCCACTATGGGTACAGAGGAAGCTGCACCTATGAAAAAATCCAAGTTTACAGGCCAGATGTCAATGAGTGGAGTATCATTACAATAAGCCCTCATCCAG AGTACGGCCTGTGTTCTGTGTCTCTCGATAACAAGCTGTATTTGGTGGGTGGACAGACGACTGTCGCAGACTGCTTCGACACCGAGAGAGACAAATGGAGATCGATATCGgtgatgaaggagaggaggatggagtGTGGGGCTGTGGTAATAAACGGTTGTATTTACGTAACAGGGGGATACTCCTACTCAAAAGGAACTTACCTGCAGAGCATTGAGAAATACAACCCTGAACTGGACTCTTGGGAGATTGTAGGGACTCTTCCCAGCCCAGCCAGATCAcatggatgtgtttgtgtttacagtgtttaa